One Bartonella sp. TP genomic window carries:
- a CDS encoding 4-(cytidine 5'-diphospho)-2-C-methyl-D-erythritol kinase has translation MVCNTKQNTLYTPIKINLALHVIGLLENNYHELESLVVFSLCGDKISIEEAKEDAFHITGPFATQLNNENSNLILKARDKLRNLATSQNANCVPVAINLQKELPVASGLGGGSGDAAVTLILLNNLWNLKLTEAKLFKLAAELSADVPACLHYLLHKKALYMSGLGDKLAIIEHMPNFFLLLVNDLEPLSTKSIFDNLNNKNNKNLDKQYQFATLSDLLNYLTQTRNDLYPSAIKFKPNIVEIHKKVEETGAIFTTMSGSGATIVGVFETQYQANLAAISIRKSFPTWFIKLIDCSV, from the coding sequence TTGGTTTGTAACACTAAACAAAACACCCTGTACACGCCAATAAAAATTAATCTAGCCTTACATGTAATAGGATTATTAGAAAATAACTACCATGAATTAGAAAGCCTTGTTGTATTTTCCCTTTGCGGCGATAAAATAAGTATAGAAGAGGCAAAAGAGGATGCTTTTCATATTACAGGCCCCTTTGCCACGCAGCTAAATAATGAAAACAGCAACTTAATTTTAAAGGCGCGCGATAAGCTGCGAAATTTGGCAACAAGTCAAAACGCTAATTGCGTCCCCGTAGCCATTAATTTACAAAAAGAATTACCTGTAGCATCTGGATTAGGAGGCGGATCAGGAGACGCCGCCGTCACTCTGATATTGCTAAATAATCTATGGAATTTAAAGCTAACCGAAGCAAAGCTTTTTAAGCTTGCAGCTGAATTAAGCGCAGATGTCCCCGCCTGCTTACATTATTTATTGCACAAAAAAGCACTTTATATGTCTGGGCTAGGCGATAAGCTAGCTATTATAGAGCATATGCCAAATTTTTTCTTATTGCTAGTTAATGATCTAGAGCCTTTAAGCACAAAAAGCATATTTGACAATTTAAATAATAAAAATAATAAAAATCTAGATAAACAATATCAATTTGCTACTTTATCAGATTTATTAAATTATTTAACACAAACTAGAAACGATCTATATCCAAGCGCTATAAAATTTAAACCAAACATTGTAGAAATACATAAGAAAGTTGAAGAAACCGGGGCAATATTTACAACTATGTCTGGCTCTGGCGCTACTATAGTTGGAGTTTTTGAAACGCAATATCAAGCAAACTTGGCTGCTATTTCAATACGCAAAAGCTTTCCAACTTGGTTTATTAAACTAATTGACTGCTCTGTTTGA
- a CDS encoding ATP F0F1 synthase subunit B (Produces ATP from ADP in the presence of a proton gradient across the membrane. Subunit B is part of the membrane proton channel.) yields the protein MTEHSNLIIGTDAFWALVALIIFLIILCFLKVPSIITAKLDKRAQDIAAELNEARRLKEEAQQLLSEYQQQRQDAELKAKEIVAAAKREAKQISSDMRQASQKYLAQRTKLAEEKISLAEEEALKEVKQKAIDISANLSKNFLSNVMTEKKRQELFDAGLEELKQSSQLV from the coding sequence ATGACAGAGCATAGTAATTTAATAATTGGTACCGATGCTTTTTGGGCTCTTGTTGCCTTAATAATTTTTTTAATTATATTGTGCTTTTTAAAAGTACCCAGTATAATTACGGCTAAATTAGACAAGCGTGCGCAAGATATTGCAGCAGAATTGAATGAGGCCAGGCGATTAAAAGAAGAGGCACAGCAGTTACTTTCTGAATATCAGCAACAACGACAAGATGCTGAGCTCAAAGCCAAAGAAATTGTTGCTGCAGCCAAGCGAGAAGCTAAGCAGATTAGTAGCGATATGCGTCAGGCTAGTCAAAAATATTTGGCCCAAAGAACTAAGCTAGCTGAAGAAAAAATAAGTTTAGCTGAAGAAGAAGCGCTAAAGGAAGTTAAGCAAAAAGCTATAGACATTTCAGCGAATCTATCCAAGAATTTTCTAAGCAACGTTATGACAGAAAAAAAACGTCAAGAATTGTTTGATGCTGGATTAGAGGAACTCAAACAGAGCAGTCAATTAGTTTAA
- a CDS encoding ATP F0F1 synthase subunit B (Produces ATP from ADP in the presence of a proton gradient across the membrane. Subunit B' is part of the membrane proton channel.) yields the protein MLVSIAYAATKATETTLTSVANGTTHARHGFPPFDHTYFFSQIFWLAISFGLFYLFISRVIVPNMGRVLETRHDRIASDLDNAVRLKSEAEGIKKEYEKELQDARAKFREVLNEATKTTKIKIEQETKENDSIIAQKIAESTEQLNQVKQKALSSVDAMAKDLVPLMLKRLINEDVSIEQIENLLPNKLRAKQ from the coding sequence ATGCTTGTATCTATCGCTTATGCAGCTACTAAAGCTACAGAAACTACGTTAACTAGTGTGGCTAATGGCACAACTCATGCTAGGCATGGTTTTCCGCCTTTTGACCATACATATTTTTTCTCACAAATATTTTGGTTGGCTATTTCTTTTGGCTTGTTTTATTTATTTATCTCTCGTGTAATTGTACCTAATATGGGGCGGGTATTAGAAACTAGACATGACCGTATAGCTTCTGACCTAGATAATGCTGTGCGCTTGAAGAGTGAAGCTGAAGGGATAAAAAAAGAATATGAGAAAGAGTTACAGGATGCCAGGGCTAAGTTTCGGGAAGTTTTGAACGAGGCAACTAAAACTACCAAAATAAAGATAGAGCAAGAAACTAAAGAAAATGATTCGATAATAGCTCAAAAAATAGCTGAATCCACCGAGCAGCTTAATCAGGTTAAACAAAAAGCTTTATCTTCTGTAGATGCTATGGCAAAGGATCTGGTGCCGCTTATGCTAAAGCGGCTTATCAATGAAGATGTCTCTATTGAGCAAATAGAAAATTTACTGCCTAACAAATTGCGAGCTAAACAATGA
- a CDS encoding F0F1 ATP synthase subunit C, translating into MELALAAKYIGAGLACFGMAGTALGLGNIFGSYLKGALRNPSAADSQFGRLVFGFAVTEALGIFSLLIALLLLFAV; encoded by the coding sequence ATGGAATTAGCACTTGCAGCAAAATATATCGGCGCTGGTTTAGCTTGCTTTGGTATGGCTGGAACAGCTCTTGGTTTAGGTAACATTTTTGGCAGCTATTTAAAGGGAGCTCTACGTAATCCTTCTGCGGCAGATAGTCAATTTGGCCGTCTTGTATTTGGCTTTGCTGTTACCGAAGCTTTGGGAATCTTTTCTTTGCTAATAGCTTTGTTATTATTATTTGCTGTTTAG
- a CDS encoding F0F1 ATP synthase subunit A, with product MTSHALNPIHQFEIHRLVDIHAGKIDLSFTNVSLFMFVTVAIAGLFLWLASSSRRLIPTRAQSVAELSYEFVAATLRDATNMQGMQFFPFVFSLFMFILVANFVGMFPYFYTITSQIIITFVLALLVILVVMIYGFWKHGYKFLHLFVPKGVPVIIMPLVTLIEVISFVSRPISLSVRLFANMLAGHITLKVFAGFAATLVGLGAAGVGGALAPLAMTVALTGLEVLVAFLQAYVFMVLTCMYLNDAIHPSH from the coding sequence GTGACATCGCACGCTTTAAATCCAATACATCAGTTTGAGATACACCGCTTAGTAGATATACATGCGGGCAAAATAGATTTATCCTTTACTAATGTATCCTTATTCATGTTTGTTACAGTTGCAATTGCAGGGTTGTTTTTGTGGTTGGCATCTTCCTCTCGCCGTTTAATACCAACTAGAGCTCAATCAGTTGCAGAGCTTAGCTATGAATTTGTAGCCGCAACTTTGCGTGATGCGACCAATATGCAAGGCATGCAGTTTTTTCCCTTTGTTTTTTCTTTGTTTATGTTTATCTTAGTAGCTAATTTTGTTGGCATGTTTCCCTATTTTTATACGATTACTTCGCAGATAATTATTACTTTTGTTTTGGCTCTGTTGGTTATTCTTGTAGTTATGATTTATGGTTTTTGGAAACATGGATATAAATTTTTACATCTTTTTGTACCTAAAGGCGTGCCAGTTATTATCATGCCATTGGTCACGTTGATAGAGGTTATTTCATTTGTTTCTAGACCTATAAGTTTGTCTGTTCGTTTATTTGCCAATATGCTTGCTGGGCATATTACCTTAAAAGTTTTTGCTGGGTTTGCTGCAACTTTGGTGGGGCTTGGCGCTGCTGGTGTGGGTGGGGCGCTGGCGCCTTTGGCGATGACGGTTGCTTTAACAGGACTAGAGGTACTGGTGGCTTTTTTACAAGCATATGTTTTTATGGTTTTGACATGTATGTATTTGAATGATGCAATACATCCTAGTCACTAA
- a CDS encoding AtpZ/AtpI family protein: MKMNSDDSDLELRRKKFEHDLSDEQTRLGREAPGKEYFRTLAKTPLEKELEKKENSMGKVSEYIRISSEFFSAIIVGIALGYASDKLLGTNPWGLIVFVLLGFCAGVLNLLRYTNDAKKNK; this comes from the coding sequence ATGAAAATGAATTCCGATGACAGTGATTTAGAATTACGCCGTAAGAAATTTGAACACGACCTGAGTGATGAGCAAACTCGCTTGGGGCGGGAGGCTCCTGGTAAAGAATATTTCAGAACTTTAGCTAAAACCCCGTTAGAGAAGGAATTAGAGAAAAAAGAAAATTCTATGGGGAAAGTCAGTGAATATATCAGAATATCCAGTGAGTTTTTTTCTGCTATAATTGTGGGTATAGCATTAGGTTATGCTAGTGACAAATTGCTAGGTACCAACCCGTGGGGATTAATAGTTTTTGTGCTCTTAGGGTTTTGTGCTGGTGTATTAAATTTGCTGCGCTATACAAATGATGCTAAAAAAAATAAATAA
- the der gene encoding ribosome biogenesis GTPase Der: MGLKLAIVGRPNVGKSTLFNKLIGRKLAIVDDQPGVTRDRRIHQGKLHDLSFEVIDTAGLEEGDAVTLPGKMRMQTKYAVDEADIILFVFDARQGIIPLDLTFASLLRKSGKPIILVANKAESQQADTGVHEAWQLGFGSPCAISAEHGLGFANLRDMVVEQAAQLGLELDSKIEPKQSDAVRIAIVGRPNVGKSTFINSLLGEERLLTGEQAGVTRDSISINWDWRGHQLEIFDTAGLRRRARVEEKLEKLSVADTLKSIRFAHVVVIMFDATAAFEKQDLHIVDLVIKEGRVPVIAFNKWDLVEEPQKILNKLYEKLAASLPQVKGLRAVPVCAFQARGIDKLLENAIEVYNIWNKRIATGPLNRWLESVLVRHAAPLVKGRRLKIKYITQVKARPPSFVLYCSREDGLPDSYLRYITNSLREQFALWGVPIRIAVRSSVNPYINK, translated from the coding sequence ATGGGATTAAAATTAGCTATTGTAGGGCGTCCTAATGTAGGTAAATCTACGCTTTTTAACAAGCTTATTGGTAGGAAATTAGCTATTGTAGATGACCAACCTGGTGTTACGCGCGATAGGCGTATACATCAGGGTAAGTTACATGATTTGTCATTTGAGGTTATAGATACCGCTGGCTTGGAAGAGGGCGACGCTGTAACTTTGCCTGGTAAAATGCGCATGCAAACCAAATATGCGGTAGATGAGGCTGACATAATTTTGTTCGTTTTTGATGCCCGCCAGGGCATAATACCTTTAGATTTAACTTTTGCTTCTTTGTTACGTAAATCTGGCAAGCCGATTATTTTAGTAGCTAATAAAGCTGAATCACAGCAGGCGGATACAGGGGTACACGAAGCTTGGCAGTTAGGATTTGGCTCTCCCTGTGCTATATCAGCAGAGCACGGGTTAGGGTTTGCTAATTTACGCGATATGGTTGTAGAACAAGCTGCGCAGCTTGGGCTTGAATTGGACAGTAAGATTGAGCCGAAGCAGAGTGATGCTGTGCGTATAGCTATAGTGGGCAGGCCAAATGTTGGTAAGTCGACTTTTATAAATTCTTTGTTAGGTGAAGAAAGGTTGCTTACTGGCGAGCAAGCTGGGGTTACTCGTGATTCAATATCGATAAACTGGGATTGGCGTGGCCATCAATTAGAAATATTTGATACCGCTGGATTGCGTCGTCGTGCGCGGGTTGAAGAAAAATTAGAAAAATTGTCGGTAGCAGATACCTTAAAATCAATAAGATTCGCACATGTGGTTGTAATAATGTTTGATGCTACGGCTGCTTTTGAAAAGCAAGATTTGCATATTGTGGATTTAGTTATTAAAGAGGGTCGCGTTCCCGTAATTGCTTTTAATAAATGGGATTTAGTCGAAGAGCCGCAAAAAATTTTAAATAAATTATACGAAAAACTTGCGGCTTCCTTACCGCAGGTAAAAGGATTGCGTGCTGTGCCCGTTTGTGCTTTTCAGGCACGTGGTATAGATAAATTGTTAGAAAATGCGATAGAAGTCTATAATATATGGAATAAACGCATTGCTACGGGGCCGCTTAATCGTTGGCTAGAATCTGTTTTAGTACGACATGCGGCGCCATTGGTTAAAGGACGTAGACTCAAGATTAAATATATTACGCAAGTTAAGGCCCGCCCTCCGAGTTTTGTTTTATATTGCTCAAGAGAAGATGGTTTGCCAGATTCTTATCTTCGTTATATAACAAATTCTCTACGTGAGCAATTTGCTCTTTGGGGCGTGCCAATTCGTATTGCTGTGCGATCCAGTGTTAATCCATATATAAATAAATAA
- a CDS encoding tetratricopeptide repeat protein, producing the protein MEHNNFIDEVNEELKLDRMSDFGRKFALPILISLVSLLFLVGAWRIYVYVKEQRIEKLGDSFSEALEIADRGQSALALGKLTEIEASRIGNYPDLARLSKANLLKKNGSVVQAKQQLLFVMQDQAAPILLKNIARLKLSYLFADEGDVDAVTKNVEPFLNDQSSFQLLAWEALGLAYVKQNKSKQAEIYFHKILDHDKTSSGVAQRARLMLDVLAT; encoded by the coding sequence ATGGAGCATAATAATTTTATAGATGAGGTTAATGAAGAGCTGAAACTTGACCGCATGAGTGATTTTGGCCGTAAATTTGCATTGCCTATTTTAATTTCCTTGGTTAGTTTATTATTCTTAGTTGGCGCCTGGCGTATTTACGTTTATGTAAAAGAACAAAGGATAGAAAAACTCGGGGATTCATTTAGCGAGGCCTTGGAAATTGCAGACAGGGGGCAATCTGCGCTGGCTTTAGGGAAGCTAACAGAGATTGAGGCTAGTAGGATAGGAAATTATCCTGATTTAGCCAGGCTATCAAAGGCCAATTTGCTTAAAAAAAATGGTTCTGTTGTGCAGGCTAAGCAACAATTGCTTTTTGTGATGCAGGATCAGGCCGCTCCAATTTTGTTAAAAAATATTGCCCGCCTTAAGCTTTCTTATTTATTTGCCGATGAAGGTGATGTGGATGCTGTGACTAAAAATGTAGAGCCTTTTTTAAATGACCAAAGTTCATTTCAATTATTGGCTTGGGAGGCGCTAGGATTGGCTTATGTTAAGCAGAATAAAAGCAAGCAAGCGGAAATTTATTTTCATAAGATCTTAGATCATGACAAGACTTCTAGCGGTGTGGCGCAAAGAGCCAGACTTATGCTAGATGTTTTAGCTACATAA
- the nhaA gene encoding Na+/H+ antiporter NhaA encodes MQKQPDSSRLLRIIHSESFYGGLLCLTAVVALIIANSPYMHLHQQLFEHNFAQLFGTAINGHFLINEILMSLFFLQVGLEIKFEAQHGALADKKHALLPIIAACGGVIAPALIYLAFNQNINTMHGWAIPTATDIAFAIGVFSLLARHFSRDLRIILLSIAIIDDILAILIIAVFYTPKFNFLALLLTAIALAVLALAPIKKYKLIFLALGFPVIWFGLYKAGIHPTLSGVIIGLLSPIQANAQKETKKLEKFLSPAVNYFIMPAFALANGAVTLHAANIISSPNIHILLGIILGLCIGKPIGIFLATKIGTSLKICHMPATINSKQIIFISLLAGIGFTMALFTILLSFSEDGAIQTAKLGVLLGSFVSALLGLGYGYYLTKKQL; translated from the coding sequence TTGCAAAAACAACCTGATTCTTCCCGCCTCTTGCGGATAATACATAGCGAGTCTTTTTATGGCGGACTGCTATGCTTAACAGCTGTCGTAGCTTTAATAATAGCAAATAGCCCCTACATGCACTTACATCAACAGTTATTTGAGCATAATTTTGCACAATTATTCGGCACAGCTATCAATGGGCATTTTTTAATAAATGAAATTTTAATGAGTTTATTTTTTCTACAAGTTGGATTGGAGATAAAATTTGAAGCTCAACACGGTGCACTAGCTGATAAAAAACATGCACTATTACCTATCATTGCTGCTTGTGGGGGAGTTATCGCCCCAGCTTTAATTTATTTGGCTTTTAATCAAAATATAAATACGATGCATGGCTGGGCTATACCTACCGCAACAGACATAGCTTTTGCCATTGGAGTATTTTCACTTTTAGCCAGGCATTTTTCCCGCGATTTACGTATTATATTGCTTTCTATAGCTATAATAGACGACATTTTGGCGATTTTAATTATTGCCGTATTCTACACACCAAAATTCAATTTTTTAGCTCTATTGCTTACAGCTATAGCATTAGCAGTTTTAGCACTAGCTCCGATAAAAAAATATAAGCTAATATTTTTAGCGCTAGGGTTTCCAGTCATATGGTTCGGCTTGTACAAGGCAGGTATACATCCTACTCTAAGCGGTGTTATTATAGGATTATTATCCCCTATACAGGCAAATGCCCAAAAAGAAACAAAAAAATTAGAAAAATTTTTATCTCCCGCTGTAAATTATTTTATTATGCCAGCATTTGCTCTAGCCAATGGCGCAGTAACATTACATGCAGCAAATATTATTAGCTCACCCAACATCCATATTTTGCTGGGAATAATTTTAGGATTATGTATAGGGAAACCGATTGGCATATTCTTAGCTACCAAAATTGGAACAAGCTTAAAAATTTGCCACATGCCTGCAACTATAAACTCCAAACAAATAATATTTATTAGTTTGTTAGCTGGTATTGGCTTCACAATGGCTTTATTCACTATTTTATTAAGTTTTTCTGAAGATGGTGCCATACAAACAGCAAAACTTGGTGTATTACTAGGTTCTTTTGTTTCAGCTTTATTAGGGCTAGGTTATGGCTATTATTTGACAAAAAAACAGCTATAG
- a CDS encoding BCCT family transporter, which produces MDIKTAHDYKLNKFVFAVSSLSILVLATLTIVAPSASSVWLEKIQSFMAYAFSWYYMALLSSCLIFTLWLAISPYGNIKLGPKEELPEHSYMSWIFMLFSAGIGIAMLYYGCYEPVEHFYHPPTGPAQTAEAAQYAMVLTFLHWGLHGWSIYALVGVVISYFAYVKNYRLEMRAPLYILFGEKLTNGSIGNLTDCFTIIATITAMVTNLGIGALVCKAGLIELFNLQDNLLNLTILLIVMSACAAAVAAMGIDKGIAIISKFNIYALCALLLYVLLIGHTAHLLDSMVQNIGDYINNFIHLSFNLYLYQKALAWRGLWTIFYWAWWVSWAPFVGMFIAKISKGRTIRELICGVLIIPLIFTLAWLCIFGNSTLYLIIIQNATGLGTQILAHPEMAMYDFLKYLPLAKLMIGIATVVSFILFFAPVDSGCLMISDLALLQNRNITEEDSANSPIWLRIFWCFLTCIVSIGLFFAGNFMAIQTIVVLCALPCSLIIPAYIISLIKVLKTH; this is translated from the coding sequence ATGGATATTAAAACTGCACACGATTATAAGCTAAATAAATTTGTATTCGCTGTTTCTTCATTAAGCATTCTTGTCTTAGCGACCTTAACAATTGTCGCACCTAGCGCCAGCAGTGTTTGGCTAGAAAAAATCCAATCCTTTATGGCTTATGCTTTCAGTTGGTACTATATGGCTTTATTATCCAGCTGCCTTATTTTTACCCTATGGCTAGCAATATCACCTTATGGCAACATTAAATTGGGACCAAAAGAAGAGCTTCCAGAGCATAGCTATATGTCCTGGATTTTTATGCTATTCTCCGCTGGCATAGGAATAGCCATGCTATATTATGGATGTTATGAACCAGTAGAGCATTTTTACCACCCACCTACCGGCCCAGCCCAAACGGCAGAAGCAGCTCAATATGCAATGGTACTTACCTTTTTGCATTGGGGACTACACGGTTGGTCTATTTATGCCTTAGTAGGGGTAGTCATTAGCTATTTCGCTTATGTAAAAAACTATAGACTGGAAATGCGCGCCCCACTATATATCCTCTTTGGCGAAAAACTAACTAACGGCAGCATAGGTAACCTTACAGATTGTTTTACCATAATAGCAACTATCACAGCAATGGTCACCAATTTGGGTATCGGCGCTTTGGTATGCAAAGCGGGCCTAATAGAGTTATTTAATCTGCAAGACAATTTATTAAATTTAACGATATTGCTTATTGTTATGTCTGCTTGCGCAGCGGCAGTAGCAGCCATGGGTATAGATAAAGGCATAGCCATAATCTCTAAATTCAATATATACGCTTTATGTGCGCTACTATTATATGTGCTATTAATCGGTCATACAGCCCATTTGCTGGATTCCATGGTGCAGAATATAGGAGACTATATAAATAACTTCATACATCTAAGCTTTAATCTATATTTATATCAAAAAGCACTAGCGTGGCGTGGCTTATGGACCATTTTCTACTGGGCATGGTGGGTTTCTTGGGCGCCCTTCGTTGGCATGTTTATAGCAAAAATTTCAAAAGGGCGAACTATAAGAGAGTTAATTTGCGGCGTACTTATTATTCCCCTAATTTTTACCCTAGCATGGCTATGTATTTTTGGTAACAGCACGCTTTATTTAATTATAATACAGAACGCAACAGGATTAGGGACACAAATATTAGCCCATCCTGAAATGGCAATGTATGATTTTTTAAAATATCTACCACTAGCAAAACTTATGATAGGAATTGCTACTGTAGTAAGCTTTATTTTATTTTTTGCACCAGTTGATTCTGGGTGCTTAATGATCTCTGACTTGGCCTTGTTGCAAAACAGGAATATTACAGAAGAAGATTCAGCAAATTCCCCGATATGGTTAAGAATATTTTGGTGCTTTTTAACTTGTATAGTTTCCATTGGCCTATTTTTTGCTGGTAATTTTATGGCTATACAGACGATTGTTGTATTATGCGCATTACCATGTTCTCTTATAATACCAGCCTATATTATAAGCCTAATCAAAGTTCTAAAAACACATTAG
- the guaA gene encoding glutamine-hydrolyzing GMP synthase, which produces MANNLTEAVLIIDFGSQVTQLIARRVRECGIYSEIVPFAKIDASLCAEKYQAIILSGSHHSVLEKDAPYLPQDIFTKNLPILGICYGQQLMCKQLGGAVEANHKREFGRAFIEIVEDSLLFDNIGKKGDQCEVWMSHGDRVVCLPASFSVIAHSGGAPFAAIADAERRFYGVQFHPEVVHTKCGAKLIENFLYKIAGLKGGWTMAAYKEESVKQIKQQVGDAKVICGLSGGVDSAVTAALIHRAIGTQLTCIFVDHGLLRKGEAEQIIKLFTQEYNIKLVHVEASKQFLQALTGIVEPEEKRKIIGRLFVEIFEAEAKKLGGAKFLAQGTLYPDVIESVSLSGSEAVTIKSHHNVGGLPEQMNLLLLEPLRALFKDEVRVLGAELNLPLAFLERHPFPGPGLAVRCPGAITPEKLAILRDADAIYLEELKNSDLYNKIWQAFAVLLPVKTVGVMGDGRSYEYVCALRAVTSVDGMTADFYPFDMKFLAQIATRIINEVPGINRVVYDVTSKPPGTIEWE; this is translated from the coding sequence ATGGCAAATAACCTAACAGAAGCAGTCTTAATCATAGATTTTGGCTCGCAGGTAACGCAATTAATAGCTAGAAGAGTAAGGGAATGTGGTATTTATAGTGAAATTGTGCCTTTCGCTAAAATTGATGCTAGCCTATGCGCTGAAAAATATCAGGCGATAATTTTATCCGGCAGTCACCATTCTGTTTTAGAAAAAGATGCGCCTTATTTACCGCAAGATATTTTTACTAAGAATTTGCCGATATTAGGTATATGTTATGGTCAACAGCTTATGTGCAAGCAACTGGGCGGAGCGGTTGAAGCTAATCACAAGCGTGAATTTGGGCGAGCCTTTATAGAAATTGTAGAGGATAGCTTGCTATTTGATAATATAGGGAAAAAAGGCGATCAATGTGAAGTATGGATGAGCCATGGTGATCGTGTGGTGTGTTTGCCAGCGTCTTTTTCTGTTATAGCTCATTCTGGTGGAGCGCCTTTTGCTGCTATTGCTGATGCAGAGCGCAGGTTTTATGGGGTGCAATTTCATCCAGAGGTCGTTCATACTAAATGCGGAGCTAAACTTATCGAGAATTTTTTATATAAGATAGCTGGGTTAAAAGGTGGTTGGACCATGGCTGCGTATAAAGAGGAGTCTGTTAAACAGATAAAGCAGCAAGTAGGGGATGCAAAAGTTATCTGTGGGCTTTCTGGTGGCGTAGATTCAGCAGTGACGGCTGCACTAATACATAGAGCTATCGGGACACAATTGACATGTATTTTTGTAGATCATGGGTTGCTGCGCAAAGGCGAAGCTGAGCAAATTATCAAGCTGTTTACTCAAGAATATAATATAAAGCTAGTACATGTTGAGGCCAGCAAACAGTTTTTGCAAGCTTTAACTGGTATTGTTGAGCCAGAAGAAAAGCGTAAAATTATTGGCAGATTGTTTGTAGAAATTTTTGAAGCAGAGGCCAAAAAATTAGGTGGTGCCAAATTTTTAGCGCAGGGCACGTTATATCCAGATGTTATAGAGAGCGTTTCTTTAAGCGGTAGCGAGGCCGTTACCATTAAAAGCCATCATAATGTTGGAGGCTTGCCGGAGCAAATGAATTTATTGCTGCTTGAGCCGTTACGTGCATTATTTAAAGATGAGGTTCGTGTTTTAGGCGCTGAGTTAAATTTGCCTTTGGCCTTTCTTGAGCGTCACCCATTTCCTGGACCAGGATTGGCAGTAAGATGCCCTGGAGCGATTACGCCAGAAAAGTTGGCTATCTTGCGTGATGCAGATGCGATTTATTTAGAAGAGTTAAAAAATTCTGATTTATATAATAAAATATGGCAAGCTTTTGCTGTACTTTTACCGGTAAAAACCGTTGGAGTTATGGGCGACGGTCGCTCATATGAATATGTTTGTGCCTTGCGGGCAGTGACGTCTGTAGATGGGATGACGGCAGATTTTTACCCTTTTGATATGAAGTTTTTAGCGCAGATTGCTACCCGGATAATTAACGAAGTTCCTGGCATAAACAGAGTAGTATATGATGTTACCTCAAAGCCGCCTGGCACCATAGAGTGGGAATAA